From a single Microbacterium murale genomic region:
- a CDS encoding sulfite exporter TauE/SafE family protein, protein MTDTPTARIRGPRAYITFVLIGLVAGLLSGLFGVGGGTVIVPLLVLFLSFDQRLAAGTSLAAIVPTASVGVISYAASGSVAWIPALILAAGAVIGAQIGTRLLPKISQTVLRWCFVGFLVLVIISLFLVIPSRAAEFELGWINGAGLALVGVLTGVIAGLIGVGGGVIVVPVLMLVFGTSDLEAKGTSLLMMIPTAISGTIGNLRHRNVDLLAAGMIGVAACTTTALGAWLATLIDPFLGNMLFAAYLVIIAVQMAIKALRSRGSRA, encoded by the coding sequence GTGACCGACACGCCAACTGCACGGATCCGCGGCCCCCGCGCTTACATCACCTTCGTTCTGATCGGTCTTGTCGCCGGCCTCCTCTCCGGGCTCTTCGGTGTCGGCGGAGGGACGGTCATCGTGCCGCTGCTCGTGCTGTTCCTGAGCTTCGATCAGCGCCTCGCGGCAGGCACCTCGCTCGCCGCGATCGTGCCCACTGCGAGTGTGGGCGTGATCTCATACGCGGCATCCGGATCTGTCGCGTGGATTCCCGCACTCATCCTCGCGGCAGGGGCCGTGATCGGTGCGCAGATCGGTACGCGACTGCTGCCGAAGATCTCGCAGACCGTGCTCCGCTGGTGCTTCGTCGGGTTCCTCGTGTTGGTGATCATCAGCCTGTTCCTCGTCATCCCCTCACGTGCAGCGGAGTTCGAACTCGGCTGGATCAACGGCGCGGGCCTCGCGCTCGTCGGCGTGCTCACCGGGGTCATCGCGGGGCTCATCGGCGTCGGGGGCGGAGTCATCGTCGTCCCCGTGCTCATGCTCGTCTTCGGAACGAGCGACCTCGAAGCGAAGGGGACTTCGCTGCTGATGATGATCCCCACGGCGATCTCGGGAACGATCGGCAATCTCCGTCACCGCAACGTCGACCTGCTCGCTGCCGGCATGATCGGGGTGGCGGCGTGCACCACGACCGCGCTCGGTGCGTGGCTCGCGACGCTGATCGACCCGTTCCTCGGCAACATGCTGTTCGCGGCATACCTCGTGATCATCGCCGTGCAGATGGCGATCAAGGCCCTCCGCTCACGCGGAAGCCGGGCGTAG